The genomic region aaaaaataaaaacaaaaaaatgccatagaattaaaaagtaaaacagactATTGCATATAAGTTGCATGATctaaaaagttatttaaaaaagtatCCAAAAGTCAGACTTGAGTAAAGGTAAAGGCATCAcgtcaaaaaatgtatttggtaAAAGTGAGGGATACCCACACAAATAATATTTTAGTTAAAGTCTTTctgtatctgatattaaatgtgttttcatatcacaggtacaagtaaaagtaaatcattCATATGTATTTCTATGTAAGCATATGCTGTATAGTGGATGGGGCTGTTAGTGATTATTATTtcactctgtttcacacatgaaaaaaaaatccctcttgCCCCTCGGGGCTTCCATAAGCAAATATACTTAAGGTAAAAGGTAACTGCTGAAGTACAAGAATTTCCCTTTAGTCAGTGGGATATCAATAGGCGATTTTTGGCCCACTTACAGTCAGTAGCTGATCAAGTcgacttcctccaccactgcaaGCTTCAGTAATCCACCCAGtgagtttttaaatgttaatttaaaaatgtttagttCTTTGTACTGACAGGACATCAAAACCAGGCTACTCACCACTGGTCCGGCCAGTTTACACAAGTCTCCGATTTCTGTCTTGAAACCAACAGGGATCATCATGCGGATCCGCCTTGGAACAAAACATTCACTccatgaagaagaaggaagatGTGGGCCCTGTCCGCTCCAGTCCATGATTCAAATGGAACActtcctgctctgctctgtgcaCCGCTGTATGCAGCTGTCAGGAAGGCTTCGGGTCGGTCCAGGATCTCAGCCTGTGTGACTGATGGAAGCTCCGGAGCCCGAGGGAGGAGACACCTGAGGGAGTCAGTGAGAGCCACGCTGACGTAGCCTGCTCACAGACAGAATGATGGATGGACGAGTTTTTTCTCTCACCTTTATGTGCAAATTATTCTAATGTTtagttattatttattgtttttttcccccctgcacAATAAGCTGTTCATACACGGGGGAAAAAACAGCTTATCAAACCATGTTTCTCTGCAGGTAAAGTTTCTACAGTAACCTCAAATGTCGTACCTGCAGAAAAAGGTGCATTGCTGACCTAAGCCCAGGTCCAATGATCTGTGTTGATCTCACTGTGTATCATCTTGTGAATTTTTTAAACTTATATACTCACACTTATAACTTGTGTACTCAGGGTATAATACTGCCTCAGAAGTACACTGCTGCCTTGGCAAACATAGCAAACGTGCTGGGACCACCTTGTCCATTCTCTCTGCATAAATGAGTTTCTCTCGCCCCCTGCAGGCTGATCTGGGGAATCGCTGCAGGAGTGGGGCTCCATccaggggtgggcgatactgcaaattttggtatcgatccgacaccaagtaattacagggccagtattgccggtACCGAAACGATTCTTTTGACTTTTAAATTCCTGATCAttcaatgattttgtacttttgcctttaattagctgatcataataaaacacaggacaaagattttagccaaataagaaaataatatttaacataattaaatctttAACCTATAATCTGCATGCAACCTAAATAGGAAAAacgttccttcaacagatacacaaaagggttactATATactgccatattcatacttcagagtgaacctgagtgagcggagggagagaggtggagaggagcactgTGCATAAGGACTCAGAGAGACACTGcgatcacacaaactctgtgaagaaatacaagagATTTGCTGAACTTGTAGAAGAGAACagactacaacaaaaatatcgatctcatcgcACTAGTATTGATCCAATACAAACACTCACCTACAAACCATTGtttttctggtgatccattttctaagtctgacctaaataaatgaataaactgttatccatcatggacaaTCATCAgcaccctctccatcacacaggaGACAGCAGAGTAccttctctcacagactgctccaGCTCTGCTGTCGaagggacagatacaggaaatctttcctgccacatgccatcacactgtacaataacaGCTAAAACTTTGGTCATAACACAGTGTCCACGCACTTGGTTTTATACATGCTTGTTTTATATACCGCACCTTATATTCTATCTTGCACTACAATtactctgcttatttatacattttttatacatttttatacattttgtatgttgcattttttattGGAAGGCTACATGTCTGCGAACACTGAGATACATGATGGGAACCCGGGGACGCAGGGTGGACATGGGGTCCAGCAGCTGAAGCACGCAGCTCCTTCTCAGGCAAGGCCTTACTATGTTTGCAGCAGTTACTCTTCTAGCCGTGGCAGCAAGTGTGTACTTCCTTGTGCCCCAGCCAGAGACTCAGCCTTCAGGGGCCAACTTTACTTCGGTCTGGATCAATACTACATATTCTCCTGAACACATTTTCGCCACTGTGCTGGTCCCAAATGAAGAGACAGATTGACTTTGAAGGTCCCAGATCACTACAATGTTTCTGTTTAATGTATTGAATACAAACTCTCTTGGGTTTGACAGAATGTGGTTGAGAGCAAATCACTGGCAGATTCACACAGAACACTGCCGGATAAAGAGATACTTCAATGAATACAATAgaatttttttcatattcatgtGACAAAGTTTGTGATCAACAGGTTTATAATAATTCCAACAGCCAGGACAACTAGCATGACAGCCAGAGCCAGGCTCCTACGCAGCACCAGTTCCCTGTAGGAGAGCTGCTTCTCCACTGGATTTTCTTCTGATCCACACTCAGTTTCTGCCAGGTCAAGGGTGTCTGTTTGGCCGAATGAGTTCCCTTCATCATCTGGTTGGATACCTGGACattcaaatgcaaatgcaaCTAATGACTGGAAAATTCACTGGAAAATATTAAATTGTTAccttgaaattaaaatgtattcacatGTTGTGTAGGTGAACTTTCAGTTTGATGTATTAATAAAGAGCTGAAGTGAGACCGTGACTTGGGTTCTGTTTGAGAAGTGAGAAAGTCccactgacacagagttacagaagTTTTGCTCTTATTCTGAAAAATAAGGAAGAGCTTCAGAGTGTTACTGACCtttacacacactttcatcaccccaaaaataaaagtccagGCATTGTCAACTCAGCCTCGTGTCAATGTACAATGAGGTTTAGTAGTCTACAAAACAATTCTGAAGCAActcagcaaaacagagttgtaAACCAGTGAATTATATGGAAATGATTACATTATAGGGTGCTACAAGCCTTGTTTTGAAACGTAAAAAACAACCAGAATAACAACATcaaaaaatggctccaaacaTCTTGTCCAGCGTAATCTTACTTCTCTGGGTACCCTGAGATCCATAttcaatttgaaaaacaattatttacaCTCTCGATGCACAGTTGAGCTCATGCACCCACCTCGCCGAGGTTAGTTCATGGCTACAGATTCGATCAGATTTCAGCTTAAAAACATGTGGAAATGACACATCTTCATATCAAtatgggatctcagggctttgGAAATTTGGATTAAGATGGACGAGCtatatggagccattttctgtTGTGATCTGTTGTTTGATTAGGTTTTAAAACAATCCCCCAACCACTTCAGTTGTAGGACAATCCTGCACTGTTTTCTGTTGCTTCAGAAATATTTTGCGGACGACGAAACTTCACCCATCTTTCCTGAGGCTGAGTAAATAATGCCTGGaatttcatttttgagtgaacttttcctttaaaaaattgCTCATTGTATAATTTTGAAGCAATATCAGTGTTCCTTtatcaaaatacatttcttatcATTTAAACTGGCTCCTATGAGAGAATGTGTCGTGGTCGTCATCTGTGGCAGTATAAATTGTCTTAGTTGCAGCACAAACTCTCTTACTTGTGTAGAGGAAGACCCCGTGTGCTTCTGCTCTGATTTGAGCCTggaagtaaaacaaaatgtgaacatATGTCCATAAAGAAGTTCCCTTATACCATTTAAAATAGGAATATTTAAATCTGAAGACTAACCTCATATGTCACTGTCTTCCAGTTTAATCTtgttaaatagaaaaaaagaaatgtgcactgcagaaacacacaggtaaacaggcCTGTCCACAGAcctgagggaaagagagagttCCACATCTTACTTTAAGCATAGTGAGTACTGTAGTATTGACGACGTGGGTGATCCCTCACTAAAAAACATGCTGGgaacaaaacttaaaaatgacTAGTTTGGGGAACAgagtggttaaaaaaaacatctctgttGTAGATCTTACCCTTGATCCCTAATTTGGCTGCAAACATCAGTGACACTCCGATAGGAAAACCAATTCCATAATATCCCACAATGTTGCAAATAGCTCCGACTTTCTGTTTACCTGCTCCTCTTATAACGCCACCCATAGCAGCCTAGTCACGCAAAGAGACAAAGACTTGGTTAGACTTGACCAAAACAACCACGTTTCAGAGATGCAATAATATATGGGTGCGTCACAATGGCAGAGGTACTCACTGCTGTCGCCTCTAGGAGGACGAATGGCGCATAAAGAGTGATGACATCAGCAACCCTTTCCCTAATTTGTCTGAAAGAGGAGTGAATCAAAATGTACAGTTTGACACAGAGAAATTACACTTTCATAGGATCTTTGTGTGATACATTTGAGCACTGAGACATAATAATCAGTCAGTAAATTGCCATTAAGTACGTAATGCATCAAAGTTCACGTTTTACTGTGTAGGACAGGCAATAACTGACATGATGGCAAAAGGTCATTAAGACAGCTGTTATCCCTCTGAGACTTGACACTGACTCTGTTTGAAAATAACTCACAATGGGAATAAAAAACATATCAGATTCATACTCACTCATCATATGTAAAGACGTAAGAGACATGGTCCTTCAGGCTTCCAATTGCAATCGACAAGcatacagagacagacactgtGATAAAAAGTAACACAGTATATTATCCATCTTTATGTTTGACtgtaaatcagaatcagaatcagaaatactttaataatcccagaggaaaattatttttgttacaagCTCCAGATATACAAataacatatattatacaagcAACATCTATAAAgagcaaaatataaatatgaatataaataaaatacatatatatatatatatatatatatatatatatatatatatatatatatatatatatatatatatatatatatatatatataaaagatcaAATATACAGTTTAATAATGTGCAAGAAGTACAGAAAAGAAATGACTGTCCATGTTTGAGTCAGGTTACAGAAGGAGGGGTCTGACTCTCTTAGGGAGGCGTTATAaagtttaatgaccacaggcaggaatgatttcctgtggcgcTTAGTGGTGCATCTGGGTGAGAGTCTACCGCTGAATGTGCTCATCTGCTGGGCCAGTGTGTCATagagagggtgtgtgacatTATCCAAGATGGACTGAAGCttggacagcatcctcctctctaCCACGGTCGTTagagtgtccagctcctcccccaCGACATCACCAGCCCTTctgatcagtttgttcagtctgttGTTATCTGCGACCTTCAACCCACTGCCCCAGCATGTGACAGCGAAGAAGATCGCACTGGCCACAACAGACTCGTAGTACATCCTCAGCATTGTCCAGCAGATGTTAAAAGACCTCAGCCTCCTGAGGAAAAAGAGTCGACTTTGGCCCTTTTTGTAGACCGCCTCAGTATTTCTTGTCCAGTCCATCTTATTATTTAAGTACACCCACAGATATTTATATTCCTCAACAGTGTCCACAGGGACCCCATGGATGGAAACAGGGGTCACTGTTGTTTTCGCCCTCCTCAGAGCCGTTGAAGAACTTAAAGCAACAGTTTGCTTtcataaagtacatttcccatCCAGCTCCTGTCAGGATTCACCACAAAGTAACAAGACATAAATACAGACAACGTAGGTCTCCTCATCCACTTTCCTATGTCAAAGGTTTAAAAGTAATCTCAAAGCTCCCCTCCTGTCAGTAAATCAGTCTGAAGTAGGGGAGAAGTTGATGCAGGAGCCCCATAGCAGCAGAAATTACTTACTGTACGTTTAAGCTGAAATCTTAACTGTAGTTGTTATGCTAAATGTGTTCAAATCTATTCAGGATCTTAGAGCCTTATGCACTGGCATAcaatatattcacaaaaaaatgactaGTCTGTTGTTGGCCAATGAGTGGCTCTGCTGGAGCCGTTGAAGAACTTAAAGCAACAGTTTGcccaaaaattaaaagtcaGTCATTACCTACTCATCCCCATACTGATTAAAGTCAGGTGAGGTTTTGTAGTCTACAAATCATTaatggagcttcacagcaaaacagtgttttgcAGCATTCTCTCAAACAACTGTAGTGGTAGTAGATGAACAATCAGAGAGCCAGTTTGACTGCAGGATCATTGTGTTTGCATTACTCATGCAGTGTTTATCTGCTAAAAGCAGTTGGATTGCTTTACTACATTAGTAGTCATGGACTAATGTTTGTTAGCACATGACTTCGTTAGACTGTGTGTTTCTATGTTTGAATTCAGGCAAACTCGCActattcttcctcttcttttcccctctaCTATCTATAATATCTCCatgaaataaagtacatttcccatCCAGCTCCTGTCAGGATTCACCACAAAGTAACAAGACATAAATACAGACAGCGTAGGTCTCCTCATCCACTTTCCTATGTCAAAGGTTTAAAAGTAATCTCAAAGCTCCCCTCCTGTCAGTAAATCAGTCTGACGTAGGGGAGAAGTCGATGCAGGAGCCCCATAGCAGCAGAAATTACTTACTGTACGTTTAAGCTGAAATCTTAACTGTAGTTGTTATGCTAAATGTGTTCAAATCTATTCAGGATCTTAGAGCCTTGGACTCTGCTCtaatatatagatacatttgaaatgttttggctgtttttctaaaaggtttTTGATGCTGCAGTGCTGTGTTGCTATGTAGCTCCAGAAATGTATTGTAGACAGCAAAACTTGACCCCCCTTTCCATCGTCATGGGGGTGAGCAGtttatgactgaattttcatttttgtgaggACAATTCCTTTCATACACGCATCCAAGGCAGCTCATAATTGCTTGATACAGTGAGAGCCTGCTCCTCTCACAAACATATTCCTTCACTACTTTCTTGATTACATAACAATAATTCTAGTATAATCTTCTTCAAATACATATAATTTGTGAGCTATTAACATAAAGCTTTACAATCGTGTTTAAGAGCAGACTGACCTGCACAGAATACTGACAGTTTAGCAGACAGTTTGGCCTGCTCAGTGTCTCCAGCTCCCAAGGCACTTCCAACTTTTACTGTTCCTGCTATACTAAAACCCAAAGGAAACTAACAACAGAAGCACAACATTAACATGGTCTACATTGCATGATTCATTTCACACTCGAAcaatttcatttatatttaatttttagTAGAGGAAAGACTACTTCACAGGAGGAAAGTTACCATGTATGTGATAGTTGCCATCTGGTATACAACTGACTGAGCTCCAAGCTCTACCTCATTGATTAGACCTGTCAAAAACAGGCGTTAGAATTCAGGCCATCCTTAATTAATACAAATGCTTTAAGAACATCAAATTGCTGAATTGACATTACCTGACAGAAAACCTCCAATCTCATACATCCACCACTCAGCGCATATCATGATCATGCTGGGGATGGCCAAGTACATATATGAGCCCCAGTCCTGCAGACACTTTTTAGACCAGCCTGTGTTGGCAATCAgtgaatcaataaatcattcCGCTATCAACTATGTTTCATTGATGCTTATACAGTGTAACATGCACAATTTTTAGGTCATTCCAGTAATGGAATGTCTTCAATCATCTGCCATTTATGCCATTTACCAAAAATAAGTCATAAGTGGACAATCATTCCccttaaataaacatttataaaaaaaaatatttttagtcAATTAGTCAGTCTGTTTGTCAATCGGTTTAGTTGTGGACTTCATGATATACATGTTTATTAAATCCTTTAgcaactagggctgggtatcaccaggtacctcgcgatacgatactatcacgatattttgcacacgataacgataatatcacgatacagcgattctgcgataatcgatatattgcaaggactgcactgaatccatttcacaggaattacaaaacattgtcaatcaatttcacatgaatgacagccaagtaaacagaGTATATTGctcagtgtctcttcttaacacacacactgactcatcattaaatatctatatgtgtgggtttcagagctacttaaaccttttttttttctttatttggttgtatacctatgtttgaataaggataaagctgtcctccgaagaggggtggtggtggtgggccaaaaatgtttttatttatttatttttttttttttttacatttttaaatatcgatatttggcaccagtgtatcgataacgtacctcaagatgaaatatcgcgatatatcgtagtatcgatattttggcacacccctattaGCAACCATATACTAATATTAGTTATCTAATTGAAATGTAAACCCTTAAGAAATGTTAACAAGTGTCATTTGTCAACAGTTACTTTATGCTTATTATTGTATCATTTAACTGTTAGCTAATCATTGCCATTAGTTAATGTTActttcatcattaaaaaaagtattataatgtaaaaaatagTATTTGTGAAACACTAATGGTTAACTGTTAATTACATGTTAGCAGATGCTTATTATTGCATCGACTAATGTTTATTAATGTACACTTACTGGaaaattgatttattattgtaAAACTTTGCTTAATCTTGACAAAAACTGAGTTTCTTGAAAAAAATTCATTTAAACAACATTGTGTAGAAATCGGTATTTTGTGCAATTTGACGCCGCCcagagtttctgagtgcaacaccactgtgaaaaaatacaaatcccaggtctgtaacaatttgtcagacgtgatgtaggtgctaactaggggtgtgccaaaatatcgatactacgatatatcgcgatatttcgtcttgaggtacgttatcgatacacttgtgccaaatattgatatttaaaaccacccctcttcggaggacagctctTCGGatgacagctttatctttattcaaacatgggtatacaaccaaataaaatttaaaaaatggtttgagtagctctgaaacccacacatatagatatttaatgatgagtcagtgtgtgtgttaagaagagacactgagcaatatactctttgtttacttggccgtcattcatgtgaaattgattgacaatgttttgtaattcctgtgaaatggattcagtgcagtcaataaattctgaatttcttcagtgacacagatatcgtgatgtattgtggatgaaattccttgcaatatatcaattatcgcagaatcgctgtatcctgatattatcgttatcgtgtgcaaaatatcgtgatagtatcgtatcgcgaggtacctggtgatacccagccctagtgctaactacaaacaaaagtcAATACATCGTAACATTGCTATGTTTTGAAAActgtgttgaagtaaacatgtcggtaacgctgtgatccaacgctctcactgaagttacatagtgcagaaacgaGTGATGGGCGGTGGAGTGACTgaaacagagacaccattcacctcATTACAAGACACTggaccatcaacatgattttgagcCTCTCATTTCAGGTTAAAAAATTCCATAATGTTGATTTAAACCACAAGCGTCCCTCTCTGACTTTTCGCTGTACCTCATTAACAAAAGGGAACATTTGGAGACTTATTATATAGTATGCAGGGTCACTATCTTCAAATGCAAATGTTGTACTCACCACCCCAGGTGGCCTTATGAAGACCTTTCCAAAGGATATAAGCATAGAGAAGTCCTGACATGCAGAACTGGGAAAGGGCATTGGATGCTGCAGAACCTCTGTAAAGACAATATAAGTGGCAATACTGGGTTATGTAATGACAGCAATAAAAGTGTCACTTAAAGAATCATGTGGAGTCAGATAGGCAATACTCACGCTACTCCAAGATTTAACTGGTAAAGGAAAATGTAGTTGATGAGTGCGTTAAGAATATTAACCACAACGCCTGTGATTACCTGAGGCCATATGATGCCCTAAAAGAGAAGTGCCACATGTTATTCTTATTGGACACTAGCAAGGTTAGAACCTATAGAACGCTGGTTTCCCACCAATGTGTCATCATCTCATCAGCAGACAAAGACGTCTGATTTATACACATTTGCACAATATATAATTCTGCTGCTGGGGGTCTCTCAATTAAAATTttagtgtgtcctcagtttataggtctctaatgtgaagcgTGTTAAACAACACTAATACATATTAGGCCtactgtggattattatggactattgtggcagtggattattgctctgagtggattattgtgaACTCTACTGAGTTAGTTGCAGTCTCTCTTgaccacatttattagaatatttattgtgacaatataatttgaacaaacTTGCCTGtattcctacagtttagttatgtttctgatgtattactttgttttattcaaaggaatcataataacacaaattaaaataaactacaaTATATAAaccgttagttctgcccacagactATAGGTTAAGACCAGATCATCAGTTAGGCACaagtagtccactttgtaataccctgggaaatataaacaaaaatattcCTTAAGTGTCACATagtgctcatcagtcatttatcttcgTTTTAAAACTCTAACAAGTACAACGTGTcgaaaactgcttaaaagtgacgaCTCTGAAATTGGGTGAATGCTTTAAAGTGACACTGTACTGTATTTTgcaatgtttaatatttatgaATTTATGAATTAGCGCAACAAAAAATTTAATTATATAGTAcgaatatatgtaatatatgtatatgtatatacatgtatgtatatatatatatatgtata from Sparus aurata chromosome 2, fSpaAur1.1, whole genome shotgun sequence harbors:
- the LOC115575928 gene encoding multidrug and toxin extrusion protein 1-like; amino-acid sequence: MEGSGQGPHLPSSSWSECFVSRRVRMMIPVGFKTEIGDLCKLAGPVMLSQVLIFGLSLISTIFCGHLGRTELAGVSLATAVINVAGISVGRGLAATCDTLVSQIFGSNNLLGVGVVLQRAILILLLACFPCWAIHINTEPILLAVKQEPAVARLAQLYVKIFMPALPAAFIYALLARYLQNQGIIWPQVITGVVVNILNALINYIFLYQLNLGVAGSAASNALSQFCMSGLLYAYILWKGLHKATWGGWSKKCLQDWGSYMYLAIPSMIMICAEWWMYEIGGFLSGLINEVELGAQSVVYQMATITYMFPLGFSIAGTVKVGSALGAGDTEQAKLSAKLSVFCAVSVSVCLSIAIGSLKDHVSYVFTYDEQIRERVADVITLYAPFVLLEATAAAMGGVIRGAGKQKVGAICNIVGYYGIGFPIGVSLMFAAKLGIKGLWTGLFTCVFLQCTFLFFYLTRLNWKTVTYEAQIRAEAHGVFLYTSIQPDDEGNSFGQTDTLDLAETECGSEENPVEKQLSYRELVLRRSLALAVMLVVLAVGIIINLLITNFVT